Below is a window of Penaeus vannamei isolate JL-2024 chromosome 30, ASM4276789v1, whole genome shotgun sequence DNA.
agagatacagagagagagagaagacagacagagaaatccaaacagacagagaaagcaagaaagaaaacgaataaaacccGAACACCAAAATAAAACGGAGCCCCCAAGCGTCAGAAAGCGATCACTACCCCTTCGTAGCCGCAGTCCAGGGTCTGTCCGCCCTCGACCTGCGTGAAGACCCCCACACGCTTCCGCCTCGGGTTGTGGGCCTGCATCAGGAGCCCCTTGAACTGGTCCCTCCTGCCGAAGACCGTCACTGtcgaaagaaaataatagattaatagagagagagagagagagagaaacacgtgaGGTTAGATCCTAGGGCAAAAATTGATGGTGGATGTTGGCGTGTAAATATgttgatttttggattttttgaaAAATAAATGTCAGCAATATTTGTTTATACTTTTGGAACATAAAAGAACTATCACATTTTTGAGGTGATTGTTCGTCTTATAGTGAAGTGAGTCGCACTAATTATGCAAAAATGATTCTGCTTTTTAATTGTTAAATAATGATGAATCTCACGTTAAAGgtgattatcatattgataatgataatcacaatgaaaaataataataacaaaggtaacagCAATGCCAATATCGAGAAAAATAACAatgggaagaaataaaaataatcatgataatgatactgataataatactatgataatgctgatgacgatagattttatagtgatgataacgacgatgatagtgataattatgataagagagatgaagatgataatgaaaaggataatgataaatattactaatagtacgaaaaataatagacaaataacatcacttataatactaataataatactaataataaacataacaatacacAAATAACAACTCCTGTAATACTACCAATAAACATAATACACACCTAACAACACCTatattactaacaacaataaccacaaagtAGTCCCACGAACCAGCAACCGACCTAGGTAGTACCCCGCCTCGTATTCCTCCGCGTAGACCTCGAAAGGCGGTGGTGCGGTCTCGGCGGACGTCAGCAGATGGCCCGGGGACATGGAGCCGCACGCCCACCCCACGTTCCCGCTGCTGAAACCCCACGCCACGCCCACCGCCGTCATCAGTACGGGCAGGAACAGCAGCATTCTAGAATCATTTAATCgatatataataagaaataagaaataagaaatgatcaGTATATAATGAGATTAAGAAATGGGTATTTGTATACGTGTTGAATCTGAATGGCAGGTTTGTTCCTTGCCATTGTCAGCAAATAATGGATACATAAAAGAGGATATAATAACTAAACGTTTgagaatagaataagaataagaaataagaaatgatcaGTATATAATTAGATTAAGAAATGGGTATTTGTATACGTGTTGAATCTGACTTGCAGATTTGTTCCTTTCCATTGTCAGCAAAtaatggatatataaaaaaaaggatataataaCTAAACGTTTgagaatagaataagaataagaaataagaaatgatcaGTATATAATGAGATTAAGAAATGGGTATTTGTATACGTGTTGAATCTGACTTGCAGATTTGTTCCTTTCCATTGTCAGCAAATAATGGATAATAAATGAGGATATAATAACTAAATGTTTGAGAATAGAAAGATTTAATAGCACACATATCTTCCTATGATTGCATATAAGTGTCTGTGTGGTAATAAGAGTTTCGCATAAGGTCTACTTTCCCTTGTTTTGCTTGGGTTTTAAGGAggacatttttttcctccttttctccagcCTCTGACCTGGAAATACTAACCTGTCAGTTCTTTAAGACTGGGTTTAATGATCACTTAAGCTGATATAACAAGTTCTAGCTCTGATAATTATTCATTTCACCTATGGCTGTGTAGCCTGTGATGCCCAGGATATGCAAAATAGTCAAAAATGTAAAACTTTCTCGTGCTCTCATACAGGAGCGATGGCCAAGCCTACACGAGTGCCAAGTCATGCCTATAAACAGACCGGATACGATATCAACTTAGGAATTCTTCACGTATGCATCTACACCTCTTATATCGGGACTTCTAGTGTGGGTTAATAAGTCTATTCATCTTCTATTAGGTCTCTCTGTGTGGGTTAAAAGCTCCATTATTTTTAATAAGGTGTCGCGACCTCACACATCCGGTGAAAATATTATGGCTTGCGGATCGCCTGGTTTGGTTCCATATTATTCTACAAATGACAACTCTCTTATGGTAATTATATAACGGAAAGGCACGAGTGAAAGTAGTTACACCGCTATCACAAAAAAGGGTATATAAATATGACCAGTATGTGAAAGTATAGCTTAAAAGATATAACTTGATTAAGAAAAAATGGGTGAAATTAATAGCACTACTGAAGCCCGTTGAAGTCACCAAGAATAAATAAAGTACAGTTCTTAATAGTTTACACGGACAGGTAAAACATTTCTTCAATCACAAATATTTCAACCTTACCTTACAAAATAGTTTAGGTCCTTTAACAACAGGTTCAACCTTCTCAAGCAGCCAGCAGACTCTCGTTAGTACGTACTGCTACTGCCAGACGAGCGACGTAACTGCTTTCCATTCCGTAGAAGAGCACGTGACGTCGACACAGGTGGGCGGGGCTTGCGGGCGAACGTGTATGTAGCGGGATGAGGAACCAATGAGGTATTTTTGCCATTTTTATCCTCTGCGTAcagtcttctaaaaaaaaaaaagaaaaaaaaaatcggcgttTTTTAGGGAATTATCTTCGTTATGGTAGATGAAgtggtgtttatttttattaaagtttgttttttgttgtttgttaaggCTATTAATAGGTGAGAGTTCTTTGATGTTTTTAAAGGTAGTACTTTTTGGGTGAATGGACCGCGCTGTGACGTCATCAGTCGTTACGTAGCTGGCCAAACTTTTATATAACAGAGATACGTAAATCACTCAGATCGCGTGATGTTctggagtagaaaaagaaaaagaaaaaaaagaagacattttTATTACGCGGAGTGATCAGCTCTACTGGCCGTGGCTTGAACTGGAACAAATATTTTGTGCGGCTGAAATGGTGTATGAACTGGAGAAAAATATCCATTTCCTATTGAAGTACAAATATGACATAATCCAAgatatttttttcctgatatCTCTACACTTTTGACGAAATTAAACCGTGTATCACTAATTCTGATTTATGAACGCTTATAAATGTCATTATCGACATTTATAGGCAAATGCAGAAAaccatttttatatcattataatcacaacaaaatTTTAGATAATATTATGCAGAATTACCTGTGAATGCTATAACCCCTTCccctataagaaaaataaatattgatattaatgataacaataataatgataataacaatgataataataataataatagtaatgataaatatgataaaacaatatCAGCGACTtcttaaacatgataataataatggtaataatgataattattattatttttataactataataaatgataataacaataagaataaatataataaaaataatatcagttcttaaatgatagtaataatgataatgctagttataatgatgatgataataacaatgataataaatgataatgatgataataataataataacaataaatatagtaaaaaaCCTATATTACATAATtcttcagtaatgataataaaaataatgataataattttaatgatgataataacaacgatgatgaatgacaataaaaataagaacaagaataagtataacaaaaaacaacagtatCACTGAATTCTTGGCCAATTCGAGAACGTAAGAAAACGCAAGAGAACGTaagagaacgcaagagaacgtaagagaacgcaagagaacgtAAGGGAACGCAAGAGAACGCAAGAAAACGGAAGGGAACGCAAGGGAACGTaagagaacgcaagagaacgcaagagaacgtaagagaacgcaagagaacgtaagaaaacgcaagagaacgtaagggaacgcaagagaacgtaagagaacgtaagagaacgtaagagaacgcaagagaacgtaagaaaacgcaagagaacgtaagggaacgcaagagaacgtaagagaacgcaagagaacgtaagagaacgcaagagaacgtaagagaacgcaagagaacgtAAGGGAACGCAAGAGAACGCAAGAAAACGGAAGGGAACGCAAGGGAACGTAAGAGAACGCAAGGGAACGTaagagaacgcaagagaacgtaagagaacgcaagagaacgtaagaaaacgcaagagaacgtaagggaacgcaagagaacgtaagagaacgtaagagaacgtaagagaacgcaagagaacgtaagaaaacgcaagagaacgtaagggaacgcaagagaacgtaagagaacgcaagagaacgtaagagaacgcaagagaacgtaagagaacgcaagagaacgtAAGGGAACGCAAGAGAACGCAAGAAAACGGAAGGGAACGCAAGGGAACGTAAGAGAACGCAAGGGAACGTaagagaacgcaagagaacgtaagagaacgcaagagaacgtaagaaaacgcaagagaacgtaagggaacgcaagagaacgtaagagaacgtaagagaacgtaagagaacgcaagagaacgtaagagaacgcaagagaacgtAAGGGAACGCAAGAGAACGCAAGAAAACGGAAGGGAACGCAAGGGAACGTAAGAGAACGTAAGGGAACGCAAGAGAACGCAAGAAAACGGAAGGGAACGCAAGGGAACGTaagagaacgcaagagaacgcaagagaacgtaagagaacgcaggagaacgtaagagaacgcaagagaacgtaagggaacgcaagagaacgtaagagaacgtaagagaacgcgagagaacgtaagagaacgcaagagaacgtaagagaacgcaagagaacgtaagagaacgcaagagaacgtaagagaacgcaagagaacgtaagagaacgcaagagaacgtaagagaacgcaagagaacgtaagagaacgtaagagaacgcgagagaacgtaagagaacgtaagagaacgcgagagaacgtaagagaacgcaagagaacgtAAGAGAACGCGAGAGAACGTAAGAGAACGCAAGAAAACGTAAGAGAACGCAAGGGAACGTAAGGGAACGCAAGAGAACGTAAGGGAACGTAAGAGAACGCAAGAGAATGCAAGAGAACGTAAGGGAACGTaagagaacgcaagagaacgtAAGGGAACGTAAGAGAACGTAAGGGAACGTAAGAGAACGTAAGGGAACGTAAGAGAACGTAAGGGAACGCAAGAGAACGTAAGAGAACGTAAGGGAACGTAAGAGAACGTAAGAGAACTCAAGGGAACGTAAGAGAACTCAAGGGAACGTAAGAGAACGTaagagaacgcaagagaacgtcagagaacgcaagagaacgtcagagaacgcaagagaacgtcagagaacgcaagagaacgtcagagaacgcaagagaacgtcagagaacgcaagagaacgtAAGAGAACGCAAGAGCACTCAAGAGAACGTAAGGGAACGGCGAGTGACTTCAAGGGCGACCTCTCTTGCGCGCAGGCACTTCCGGTCTGCATACTCGTTAGCGTCTTCTTCGCTCTACGGTTCGTGGTCTGCGTAAAGGGTGCTTCGCtgcgttttattttgtttctctctctttttttcctcctcttctcagttcttttttacgtctttttcttcttttctttttcttttctttttctatttgttctcctccttcttttttattttcattttttattttccttttcttttcttttttctctttgttctcctgCTTTTCTCTTGTTGTTctttaatcttttccttttcttcttctctttctttttcttctttatcttatgttttcctctctttccacctcttattcttctttatcttccatttcttctttttcttcttatcattttcccttcttattcattctttttccattatttctcttctattttttcttctacttcttcccattcttctctttcctcgtcttcgttattttttcttttcttgttcttctttttcttttttctttcttcttacctttcttttacttcgtcttcttttactaccttttctttttctttattcttcttctttatctttttctttttccttcctccttctttttttcttatatatatatatatatatatatatatatatatatatatatatgtgtgtgtgtgtgtgtgtgtgtgtgtgtgtgtgtgtgtgtgtgtgtgtgtgtgtgtgtgtgtctgtgcatttgtgtgtgcatatatatgtacatacacacacacacacacacacacgcacacacacacacacacacacacacacacacacatatatatatatatatatatatatatatatatatatatatatatatatatagtcatcatctgggggctaacgccgacgggggcgcatagccgcatccaccctttgtttccacctacgaggatccctcatggcaagccgccaggcagggactcggcccatctcgagttcctcacgacaggtttggtcgatctgcccaatccacgacctcctaggtcgtcccacaggcctcccccacccagggctgtctcgtacagagaacacctggtgggcgggatcatcctgagggaagcgagccaagtAGCCGTATATCCTGAGTTGGCGATCGCGGACTGTGCAGaaaacaggtcctgtgccagtctcgtatacgtatgcgtatacgtatatatacatacatacatacacgcacacacacacgcacgcgatgACTCGGCAGATGCAGGCGTCGGAAAGACCGAAGCCTCGGCGTCTGTCATCGTAAAAGAGACGAATCTTCTGCCTGGCGATGATTGATGACTCGGGGGACGGACTGGACGGCGCCGGAGGAGTCCTTTCTCCGAGGCTGAGGAAAAGGAGCCGATTTATGGACTCCTTTTTTTGCGCTTTCGTGACGCGACGTCTTCGAGGGTGGGGCTGTGGGGCTGgttccttcttcgtttctctctttctctcttttgtttttttttttttttgttttcttggttatttccttcctttcttgggttttcttgttttttattctctttatctctgtatcttttggttatcattttcgtttttttctttttctcttcattggtatcgttatttttctttcgtcttcgttttttaTGTTCTGTTCCTTTTACTttccaattccctctctctctgtgtgtgtgtgtgtgtgtgtgtgtgtgtgtgtgtgtgtgtgtgtgtgtgtgtgtgtgtgtgtgtgtgtgtgtgtgtgtgtgtgtgtgtgtgtgtgtgtgtgtgtgtgtgtgtgtgagtgagtgtgtgtgtgtgtgtgtgtgtgtgtgtgtgtgtgtgtgtgtgtgtgtgagtgagtgtgtgtgtgggtgagtgtgtgtgtgtgtgtatgtatgtgtgtgtgagtgagtgtgtgtgtgtgtgtgtgtgtgtgtgtgtgtgtgtgtgtgtgtgtgtgagtgagtgtgtgtgtgtgtgtgtgtgtgtgtgtgtgtgtgtgtgtgagtgagtgagtgtgtgtgtgtgtgtgtgtgtgtgtgtgtgtgtgtgtgtgagtgagtgtgtgtgtgtgtgtgtgtgtgtgtgtgtgtgtgtgtgtgtgtgtgtgtgtgagtgagtgtgtgtgtgagtgagtgtgtgtgtgtgtgtgtgtgtatgtgtgtgtgtgtgtgtgtgtgtgtgtgtgtgtgtgtatgagtgtgtcttcctgtctctctttcactgtctctcaatctctctctctctctctttatataagtatatatatatatatatatatatatatatatatatatatatatatatatatatatatatatatatatacatatataaaattctttGCATGCATCTTAAGACGGATTTATCATTACGTCTTTTCACATCTGGCCTTTCCCAATTCCTCTGTTTGGATCAGGTCATGCTATGCAATTATGtgattatgtataattatgtaatttgtataatctatttttttgtgtgtggggggggagggggctacgaACGTAAGATAGTATTTTTTGcattgcttttccttctcttaatTACTAAGGACGGTGATGAATATTTTCGAGATGGTAAAGGGACTCAACATTAATATTTAatttggaaaaggaaaaagatgacaaGATAATGGCGTCATCTTCACGTTTTTCAATTTAAAGGGAATATGTGAGGGggtttttttggtgttgttgtgattattatctatTGATTAAAGTTCTAGGTGATTATAGATTCATCAGATAGATAAAaactgttgttctttttttctaagaTAGAAAAAGGTATTTCGATTCTATCTTAACACCGTTAACTTAGGGATTCTAAAAAGCCAAAGGAGTATATAGTTAAGAGTACAGAGGTAGATATAACATctgatataatgatattttttactaGAAATTTAGTCAATACAACTTTAAAAAGCGTGATGTTCACGGGtagtgtgtatttctgtgtttatgggtgtgcatCTGCGTTTATGTTTTTCTATCCTTGTCatcccgtctctctgtctctgtctgtctctgtctctgtctctgtctctgtctctgtctctgtctctgtctctgtctctgtctctgtctctgtctctgtctctgtctctgtctctgtctctgtctctgtctctgtctctgtctctgtctctgtctctgtctctctgtctctgtctctgtctctgtctctgtctttgtctctgtctctctgtctctgtctttgtctctgtctctctccatatgtgatccaaaagtgagggagaaagtgcCGAGTTGCCGTCTGGGAATCTCGTGGGTCGGGATATGTGAGGGAAGTAGTCGAGGGATCGCATTGTGCTTAAAAAGTTATTCGCTGGCGGGTACGTATCGTGTTCTAATGAATTGATATTGAAATCTCCAGTTAATATAGTTTGATTATCAAGGAAAATGTTTTGGGAAAGAAAATTGTCTATAAACGTGTTAAATTCAGTTACATTGTGATGCTTATCATGGGGACGATAGAGGGAGGATACTATGTAATGTATGTTACCAAGAGTGATTTTAGCAATGCAAATTTTCGCATTGTCATCACAGAGACAGTAATCGCCAAGTCTTGAACGTGGAATATTGCAGTTGACATACAATGCTACGCCTCCGTCGCCATCAGGTCTGTATGTATGATAGGATAAATGCGTCGATTTCGTTTAGCGGGCGGTGCTGGGTTTGAGCCAGGTTTCACTAATGCACAATAAATCGGGGGGCTTCGGGAGGGATTGAATTAGGGAAATAAGattatcatagtttttgtttAGGGACCGAGCATTCACCTGAAGTACATTTAAGTATTTTGGACTATTTACAGGGGTTACAGATGCACATGAGCTGATATCATGATACTTGCATATATCATCAATATCCAGTGAATCATACCGGGAGTTAAGTATATCCAGATCTACATTGTTACCAGCATGGCTGTCTTCATCAATATTGAAGAGCATATGAAAAAGGTTCGTTTCTGAGAGATTCATCACCACGTGGGAGgctgagaggaagaaaaaagatggagacaggaaggctgtaaaaaggaacagggaagtggaggagaatggggatTAAATGGTGAGAGTTTGAAATAATAGTGGCAAGAtgggtggtaatggtgatggataaagggaggggggtaaggggaaaagggTTAAAGAGTAGTGGTACAaactagaaaataataatgtagCTAGTCTGCACCAGGTATGTAAACTGTGTTTATACTGAAATCCAAAAATATGCAATTCAACATAAGaggggagaataaaaagaatgattcTTATACAATTATAAGTAAATAATAGTGATCAATGCACACACTTATTTAGAGCATATATGAGAATGCTCAACGGAATTGATGATTGTTAAAGAAATTATAGGATTCACTGCAATCCTCTAGGTATGATTTGTGCACTCTGCAGCATCTTTAAATATGGGGTGTTTCTCTAAGAAAGTTGCAAGGGTTTCTTCAGATGTGATGGTctgtttagttgttgtttttcagaccaaggtccaggaatttggggacttgttaggagaacctgttcagtcggtacgtgcttgcggcgaggacattgaagtcacagagagctttacataccttggcagtgtagttcataactctgggctgtcagaccatgaagtcagcagacggattattTTGCCGTCAGAAGTGTAGCACTGTTGGAAAAGGGGTCTGTGCTTGGACCTGATCTTGAGGATGACTGAGAGGAGATGCCTACGTTTAGGGGTTAGTGACATTGTTGTGAAGTTTTCTTTGTTGCAATGCACGCCTGGACTAACTCGGATTTTTTTTAGCTCGGTTTTGCAATTTCACTATGATTGGCCTGCTTTTGCCTTGCCGTTTTTGACCAAGGCGGTGTGCTACGTTAATGTCAGAATGTGACAAATTAACATGGAGGTGTTTGATCGTGTTCGCTATTATATCTGAGGGAATTTTCGTTGGTTGATTCTACTGGCAGTGAGGAGCCACTAATTATCACTGTATCCCTTCGTTCATATTGATCAACATCGTCAATGCTAGCTTCAAGttgagtgatttttttcttctaaagcaCTGATTTTAGCTTACATGTGATCAACTTGTTTAGATTTTGCTTTGTTTATACTGTCTAATCTGATGAAATAAGAATCAAATTGGGATTTAATTACTTTGCAAATAATGTTTACGAAAGGCAACATTTCACCTGATATGCTTGTGGTTGATAGTTCACCCGCGATTACCTGGGCTCCGTCGGGCACGACAGGTGTGGGGGCGGGGCCACCTGCTCCGTCCTTGTCGCCaggattgttgttgttggtggtggcgcCATCTAGGGTCAGGATAGTTCCCTCATCCATGTCCGCTTCCTTATCCGTCTTTTTAGTCTTGCTTCGAGTTGCAGAGGCCATGAGTGCTGCAATAATATATATCACGGCAGAAgcaggtgcaggaggagggaatTTCTGTCCGTGAGGGAAGTACAATGTATTGTTTACGCGAGTGGCGCCGGGGTAGGGCACGGGCAGTGAGGCAGGGATGAAATTTTTATGCCATTTTCACTCGAATTTCAGGTTCCTTTTGGATTTTTATGGCTTATAATTGTATTGGAATCATACCTTTGGCAGCCAGCGTAGTTACTGGCTGAAAGAAGAGATAAGCGCgtagaaaatcaagaaaatattgGAGCTCTGACGAAGGACGTCCGGACACcttcgcacactctctctctctctctcccactccctctccatgtcactctccttccctccctcccttccttcctctccctctcctcctctcccttcctttccatctccctctcctccttccgtccctcccttcttcttccttccctcccttccttttcatctacctctccctgcattcagaagaaaaataaaggaaataggaaataTGCATAGGTATTATTAGTAGAATGTGAACTAGACCAGAATTGAAGCAAAGATGATGCTAAATTCCTTTACTACAAACCTAGTCATGGTTATTTAGCATTCATAATACTCTCTTTTAAGACTATTATTTGAAACGCTGAGTTTAGTGCGTAAACATTTAacacaaatgtatattttttcatctatttatactCCTTTTAAAAATATAGTTGAATGTCGGTGCTGTAAGGAAATTGCTCAAATTTATGAATAACTTATAGATAGATTTAATTGATTTGCTGTTAGAGAAAATAGAGATTGACACTGTTTCATGGTGCTGTTAGATTGTATGTGAAATATGGAAATTaatgggaaaaatatatatattcatgattctAGTTCATAATCTAATTGGATAAAATACGTGTAGGTTCTtcagagacggagaggaaagagaaaatgcggagaatgatgattatattgcaTGATTCTGCAGGTTTTATTATCTTCTATTCTGACCCATACTCTGCTGtttggaaaggaaggggagggtggaggggccaGATGTCACGGCAGGTTTGTCATAGGGATACTgttctctatctatgtgtctgtctgtttctgtctctttctctctatgtctgtctgtctgtttctgtctctttctctctctctctctctctctctctctctctctctctctctctctctctctctctctctctctctctctctctctctctctctctctctctctctctctctctctccctccctctccctctccctatccctgccTCTTCCTGGAACTCCCCGACCcccttaaatccccccccccctttctaggAAAAGATGTCTgtagagaacccccccccccccacatcctctGTTTACCTGAGTCGGCTTGTTGTTGAACAGGTAAGTGGCGAGTTCCTGTCCTTACAACGGAATTTCTGttcctttctgttcctttctGTTGATATTTGTGTGTTTAGGGTTTTCAGATTGGGATGGAAGAGTATTCATAACGTAGATGTTGATTTGTTGATTTGTCTCTGATTAGAAACAAACGTCTTATGGTTTAATTTTGAGGGTatcgtttttatgatttttttctctctcgtgtttatgtttgtttgtttgttttctgtgagATATGATTTGTTGGTTGGGTGTGTAGATGTGCTGtttaccttctttcttctttttccttttcttcctcttttggtgTGAGTTCCTTCTCTTCCGATGGATATTCAAGCCAATGGAGGAAAtaattgtcctttttctttttttttctttctttcttcttatccgtgAATTGTTTTGAATTCTATCTATttgaaatctatatatatatggtgatagTCTAAAACCTTCTTCGTCTATTTGTAAAAGAACTAGCTACTCAGCTTCAAAATTGGCCTGGAAATAAGTCAAAAAAGGAAGTAGagacacactctctccctctctttgtctatgtctctgtctctctctctctctctctctctctctctatcactgtctctgtctctgtctctctctctctctctccctctctctctttctttatctttctctctctttccctctctctctctctatctatctatctacatatagaaTAGTCACACGTGTttgcttttatgtatgtatgtgtacgtgtgctcaATGTGTAACACATATTTCTGTTTacgttttctactttttattctgTATTATAGTCCTTGTGTATTTAAAACACTCTGAAATCTCTTCATGCAATATAACAatttgcatgtatttttttttcaattttgactTTCTTATAAaccttgttttgttattatttgaagtgtatctttatatcaattctttctttatcatttaatagtcgttcactgtttttttctttttcgctatCTCCATATTTTTTCTCAAAATATTTTTATCCTCTGATGCCGCTTGGAATGTTGCCATATCTTGGTCACTTATTAAAGTAGTAGATTAAGGCAAACTATTCATattctatttgtatttctttatatagacaataaaaaatgaattagaaatagtaataattgtaatcataatgatgataataccaattatgatggcaaaaataataataagcaataattataatgaaaataattaaaaaataatgat
It encodes the following:
- the LOC113802106 gene encoding putative defense protein, whose protein sequence is MLLFLPVLMTAVGVAWGFSSGNVGWACGSMSPGHLLTSAETAPPPFEVYAEEYEAGYYLVTVFGRRDQFKGLLMQAHNPRRKRVGVFTQVEGGQTLDCGYEGDAVAHNNGDLKSQVRALWHPNGYTGPVRFRATIVKSYGTYWTDVLSNPIEV